The genomic stretch GGCGATTCTCGTGAAGACCGTGAAGGGGTGGGCGCTCGGATCCGGCTTCGAGGGGAAGAACGTCGCGCACCAGCTCAAGAAGCTGAACACCGATCAGCTCCGCGCCTTCCGCGACAAGCTGGAGCTTCCGATCCCGGACGAAGATCTCGAGGAGCTGCCTCCCTACTACCATCCGGGCGCCGAAAGTCCGGAGATCCGCTATCTCTGCGAGCGGCGGAAAGCGCTCGGCGGTCCGGTCCCCGAGCGCCGCGCGCAAGCGAAGACGCTCGACCTCCCCGGCGGCGCGCTCTACGACGAGTTCCGCACGGGAACCCCGGAGGGTCAGGAGGTCTCAACGACGATGGCCTTCGTCCGCCTTCTCCGGAAGCTCGTCCGCGACGAGAAGATCGGCAGGCACATCGTTCCTATCATTCCGGACGAGGCGCGCACGTTCGGTATGGAGTCTCTCTTCAAGGACCTCGGCATCTACGCCCCCTTCGGGCAGAGTTACGAACCGGTCGATCACGATTTTCTTCTTCGCTACCGCGAGGCGCCCGACGGGCAGATCCTCGAGGAGGGGATCACCGAGGCGGGGGCTCTCGCGAGCTTCACGGCGGCGGCGACCTCGTACGCCACCCACTCCGTCCCAATGATTCCTTTCTACATCTTCTATTCGATGTTCGGATTTCAACGGGTCGGCGATCTCGTCTGGGCGCTCGGCGACTCGCTCGGGCGAGGCTTCCTTCTCGGCGCGACGGCGGGACGGACCACCCTCGCCGGCGAAGGGCTCCAGCACAACGACGGCCACAGCCACGTCCTCGCCGCAACCGTGCCGAACGTGCGCGCCTACGACCCGGCCTTCGCCTACGAGCTCGCGGCGATCATCCGCGAGGGACTCCGCGCGATGTTCGAGAGGAACGAGGACTGCTTCTACTACATCACCCTCACCAACGAGAACTACTCGATGCCCCTGATGCCCGAAGGATGCGAGGAGGGGATCGTCCGGGGGATCTATCGCGTGCGGCGGGCCCCGGAGAGCTTCGAGCGGCGCGCGACGCTTCTCGGAAGCGGGCCGATCCTTCGCGAGGTCCTCCGCGCGGCCGGGATTCTCGAGGAGCGTTTCCAGGTCGGCGCCGATGTGTGGAGCGTGACGAGCTGGCAGGAGCTTCGCGCGGATGCACTCCAGGCGGAACGGTGGAACCGACTTCATCCGGAGAAGGAACGGCGCGTGCCGTACGTCACGAGAATGCTTAAAGGGGCAACCGGTCCCTTCGTCGCGGCGAGCGACTGGATGAAGCTCGTTCCCGACATGCTCGCCCGCTGGATCCCCGGCGACTTCGTCCCGCTCGGCACGGACGGCTATGGGCTCAGCGATACGCGCGAGGCGCTCCGCCGGCACTTCGAGGTCGACGCGGAGCACATCGCCGCGGCGGTCCTCTCCACGCTCGCCGCGCGCGGGGAGTGGGACGCTCGCGCCGCCGCCGATGCAATCCGCGCGCTCGGCATCGATACCGACGCGTAGAACGCTCGGTCGCGGGATTACATTCCGCGCGGCTTCTTCTTTCCGGTGTGTGCGGCCCTTGTTCCCTGCGCTTTTTCGATCGACTTCTTCTGAAGAGCAACGAGGCGCTTCTCCACCCGCTCGAAGAGGGTTCCCTCCTGCCACGATCCGTCCGCTCGACGGACACCCGCCTCGATGCCGGTGAGGATCTCGATCCCCTCCTCGACCCGCTTCACCGGATAGATGTGGAAGCGCTTCTCGGCGACCGCGCGTCTCACCTCTTCGTCGAGCATGAGATCAGGAACGTTCGCCTCCGGAATGAGGACCCCCTGCTTCCCGGTGAGACCGCGCTCCGCGCACGTGCGGAAGAACCC from Candidatus Eisenbacteria bacterium encodes the following:
- the aceE gene encoding pyruvate dehydrogenase (acetyl-transferring), homodimeric type — translated: MPDKLDRTFKHHLYDIDPEETNEWIESLDRVLEKDGPNRARFLLRKILKRARMQDLGLELVRTPYFNTIPPELEPEFPGDEAMEKRIRRIVRWNAMAMVSRANSRFAGLGGHLSTYASAASLYEVGFNHFFRGKRGNDPGDQIYFQGHAAPGIYARAFLEGRITEEQLEHFRRETGGKGLPSYCHPRRLPDFWEFPTVSMGLGPLNAVYQARFNRYLHARGLADTSACRVWCFTGDGEMDEPEAIAPLRIAANEKLDNLIVVVNCNLQRLDGPVRGNGKIIQELESVFRGSGWNVIKVVLGREWDDLLRRDAHGVLIERLDTVVDGWFQRYSVEDPSFTREHFFGADERLRALVASLSDDDIWHLRRGGHDCRKVYAAYRTAVEHEGEPTAILVKTVKGWALGSGFEGKNVAHQLKKLNTDQLRAFRDKLELPIPDEDLEELPPYYHPGAESPEIRYLCERRKALGGPVPERRAQAKTLDLPGGALYDEFRTGTPEGQEVSTTMAFVRLLRKLVRDEKIGRHIVPIIPDEARTFGMESLFKDLGIYAPFGQSYEPVDHDFLLRYREAPDGQILEEGITEAGALASFTAAATSYATHSVPMIPFYIFYSMFGFQRVGDLVWALGDSLGRGFLLGATAGRTTLAGEGLQHNDGHSHVLAATVPNVRAYDPAFAYELAAIIREGLRAMFERNEDCFYYITLTNENYSMPLMPEGCEEGIVRGIYRVRRAPESFERRATLLGSGPILREVLRAAGILEERFQVGADVWSVTSWQELRADALQAERWNRLHPEKERRVPYVTRMLKGATGPFVAASDWMKLVPDMLARWIPGDFVPLGTDGYGLSDTREALRRHFEVDAEHIAAAVLSTLAARGEWDARAAADAIRALGIDTDA